In Schizosaccharomyces osmophilus chromosome 1, complete sequence, the genomic window ATTGTCCTCTGATGAAGAATCATCACTTTCAATGATTCCTTCAGTGTGTTGTAAATGGTTCTTCTGTTCCGCATCTTTGGaatgttcttcttcttcttcactaGAGCTCGGTTGGTCTAGTACTGTGTCTAGATCGAccatttcgttttcatcaATACTAGCTccatcatcatcttcgCTTTCCGGCTGTTCATTGTAaccttcattttcatttaaagaTATggtttctctctttttatCTGGAACTGGCTGAGTTGATTTTCTCTTGGGGATATGTTTAGCCTGAATGCTTGTTAGTAGCTATATAGCAAAATTATAATGCGCATACTGTAGAAGCACTAAAAGACCAATCagcaaattttttttcatcatcctCATCGAAAGCTTCGTCACtgtcaatttcttcatcgCTGTCGGAATTCACGCCAACATGGTATCCGGTATCGTTTTCGTCGTCCAATTCATCATCGACGAACGAATCCTCATTTTTCTCATCGTAGGATTGCAAAACTTTATTTTCCGAAgcctttcttctttttttattgtcaAAAACAGCTTGAGGTTTACTCGCTCCCGATTTTCCTCTCCTAGCCATGTTGTTGGTAGTGGAAGAATTTCAACAACATCTGAATAAAACACCTATTCTACGATACTGGATTCATAAGACAAGATatgatttttcaattgaatactttgaaatgaatataTTATTGTAATTGTACTTTTCGAATTGCAGAAACTAACAACGGCACGAGGCCAATATATAACAATTAAAATTTCCATGAGCTCGAAAACTTATCCAGTAGCCAATTTTAGACTGAAACAAACCTTATATCATTTACAAGTTACATAGataattttattcaataaagtggctttcaaaagcttgataaacgaaagaaaattcataacattttttcgttcttccaaaagaagaaacgaCACTATTTTACATAAAGATCAAGTTAATAGGGGGTTTTTTTCGTGAAAACTCATAAGAAGACTTCGCATTAAATCATATCGTGCATCCGTCGTTGCTGTTCAGCGACTTCaggttctttctttaagaaGCCGTATTCATCCTCCATTAAGAAAGGCCATTCATCCATATCGTATATTTCACCACATAAAGATTTCGTAACAAACATAATTCGATCGATCTGATTGACAATTGCATATGCAATGGTACAACCGACTGCAAAATTTAGGTAGTTCATATTACTTAGCATATCATAGCTTAGCCCCTTCTGTTCTTGAAACTGGGTATCGTTGAAAACAGGGGGCAAGAAAACATCGCCACTTTTACTGAAAAACCGGTCTACTAAAGGAGCAGGAACAATCTGAGGTAAAGGATTACCAGTTTGTAGGGCATTTGAAGACATATAAAGAACAGCCATTTGATCAGCTATAAACTTATGATCAAACCAACCGATCCTTCTTAATAACGCATACATCCACTCGTCGTCGAGGGTTGTAAAGGTCGTCATTAACGAATTAAGTAAATTCAACAACGATAGTTCGGTTTCACAGAGAGCTTCATATTTTTCCATTGGCCATTTTCCTACTACGGAAGGTTCATAACTTACCATAGATAATCTATCCTTCAAACCTCGGACTGTCTGAGTTAGGTTTAATATCTTGCTTTGGATTTCTGTGTCAATATGCTCATGGTTTACTCTTCGcgaaaaatttgaaatttcGCAATGAAGTGCTCCAAGTTCGATAAGGCTATTTCCAATACTTTTTCGAACAGCATATCTTGCAGTAAGAGGTTTGGgtaagaaggaaaaaataaaagcaacTGTAATTCCGGCCAGAACAACCAAGAACCTACGATAGGCAACGTCCCAACCAACTCCGAATGTTACAATTCCAGGCTCGTGATATGCTTTCCAAGAGTAGCTAACAACAAGAGCTACTGTAACTGAAAAAATAACTGATGGCATTGGGGTTAAGATTATTAGATGGACTCTAACAAACAAGACAAATGGGAGCATGGCTGCTAAAACCACAGCTAACCCGTAGGCATTTCCTAGGCCATGTCCGTTACCTGTATACCATATGATCATACCCACAACAGTACCAAAAAAAGTGCCAACAACTCTCATGAGGTATCCGTAAACAGTATCAGCAGTATAACGTTGCATACTCATCGTAGCCAGAATTACAGCCCATAATCCTCTATTATAGTAATACCAACGAGCTGAATTTCTAACGAAAGCAGGGATTGTACATATTACTGCTAGTGCTCcaactttcaaaacaaaaacgtTCATGGGTCTAAACACAGATTTCAACAAACGCATTGTATGTAAACCTATGACATGGTACAAATTGGATGGGCTGTCAGCATCTGGATTACGAGCTTGCGTGCTTGACTCCTTGAGATCCTTTTCGACATCTTCGACATCGTCATGGAAGTCATCATGTCCGGAGAGCTGAGAATACAAACTGGCTCTCAGAGTCCTCAGAGGCCACCATAAGCGCCGACGTGAACGTTTACCTTCTAATTCGATGACAGTATTTAAAATCTGCAGAACACCTCGCACGGCCTGCATTAAATGAGATTCGTAATAATAAACCACAAAAAGCGACCTTAAAGAATGCATATAAAAGGCTTCCGTGTCCGCATTTTGGAATAATGGCTCGTAAGGTTTTCGAGCTTCAAAACATTTctccttttcaaaatcagaAAGGGCCTCAGACAAATGATCGTAATGTAACTTTATAAGTTGAAGACGACTTTCGCTAGCTTCtttctgattttttttagaaaaaatatgcTTAAATCGATCATGATTAGCTTCGTTTAGCCAAGCATCCAAAGCATCCAAAGCATAAATCGTTTGGTCAAATAAATCCACAGATGACGACTTTAAAACAGAAAGTAGTGAGTCAAGAAATTGAGGTCGATTATATGGCAATCTATTTTCCAAAGCTAGGTAATGTTGAGCTTCTAACATTCCTACTGGCTTATACGactttttggtttgcttGATAATCTTTCCAAATGCTCCTCGCAAACGACTACGACTTCGGTGACTTTTAGAGCCCATCGAACTTTGACGACTCCTTTGATGGCTGTGAAGATTACCAGCTGCTATAGTTATTGCAGAACGCGTTCGATTATGACGGTGAGGAGTATTACCATCATCTAAAGATGCTGACGAGGAATTGTACGGAATGGCAGATTCGATCGTTCTCACATTATCCTCTGTAGGTACTACTAACTGACTTGCTGATGCAACTCGACCTCTCTCTTGTTCCGTCTGGCTTGAAACTGTACGGCGATGAGTTGGAGACCAAAGCTGATTGATTTCTAAAGCAGCTCGATTTGGCGAGGCAGATCGCATAGAAGGCGCTGGTGTCCCAACTCTAGAATGTAGGGTTGCTTTTTCAGCTTGTTCCATTGTATCCTCGTCATAAATTTGCATATTATGCTCAATAAGCTTAcagaaataagaaaaagaagacagACGAAGAATTGTTTTCCTAAAAAGTCTTTGCAAGGATACCAAATCTTGACCCTTCAAACGACCATAAGAGAATTCAGTATCCAAGAAGACTTCAtttgatttcattttagTTAATAGGCTTTTCAAATCAGCAACATCCTTTTCCAATGTAGAAGCAAATGATTTCCAACCCTCGGAAGTAGGAGAATGGGATAACATttctatttgtttttgcatatattttcttgtattttcTGTAACAGTACACAACATAGAATTGTATGAAAAATTGCATGTCTCAGGAAGTATAAAGAGTGTGCAGCCGACAGTAATGGCGGTTTGTACACAATTAGggataatgaaaaataaaccaaCATTAGGATAAAAGTAAGGATACATTGGTCCATAATTTGCGCTTATTGCAGCACAGATAATTCCAAAGACACACGGGAAATTTAATGGTTTATACTTCATCTTGATACGAATTAACACAGCACAAGCGACAAATTCGAAAAGGGCCCATATAATAGAAGGTAGAGGACGAACAAAataactttgaaaaattgcttCTGTTAAGCATTTTTGCATTCCTTGGCTAGGATCACTACAGCGAAATCCATCAGCGATGGCATCTTGTAagcatttttctttggatgGAGAGCCACGAGAGACGGCAGCAAGTTTAGATGCCAAGACAGTCCAAGCATAAGTGGTAAATAGTAGTAGAAATTGAAAGGTACACTTCCATAGCATAGGAGCTATCGGTTCCATAGCAGGTACCAGCATAGAAGTAATTACGGCAAAGAAACTAGCCATACCAAAAGTCTTATTAGTATGGTCACATAtgagaagaaggaaagctATCCAAGTATTAATTGATGAACGAATTACAGGTTTAATCCCCTTTCGAGTTAAATTTTTGGGAATCCATTGAATGCACGAAGGAACCTTCCAAGTAGAAGGCTGTTTGCATCGGCGCCAAAGCTGTTTAAAACGCTTCTTAGATAGTTTTGCTGGCTGCTTTGGAAGATCTAGAGAAGGGTCTTTTTCTGATTGCATGGTCCTGTATTCCGGTAAAGCATTAGGACGTGGAGATGAAACGGAGGAATCAGACTGGCCATGAGGGGCTCTGGAAGGCTGTTGGGTCGATGGctcatgaagaaaaagcctTTCATCCTGCTGCAGGTTCGAAACCGGTTCAGGACATATAAAACGAGGATGCTGGGAATGACCAGAAGATTGCAAATGAGAAGATCGGGGAAGATTTGATGAACTATGAACAGAAGCACTAGAAGATGAATTTCTGGACTCAGATTCATCACCATCTTCAGACTTTGAGGAATTGTGGTGGGAGCGAGAGGATGAAGTGTGCTGTGAGAGAATATTAGGGGAGGATTTTGTGTGTGGAATTGGAGTAGTCGAGGGCTCGAGGAGAGGATTTGAGTGATGAGGGTAGTCGGAGGTACGAGCAAGCGCTGATTGAATGGTAGAAAGGTTGGAGTGCGATTTAGAGGTAGAGGGAGGAGGAGGAACGTGAGGGAGGGTGGTATGAGAGAGGGGAGAAGGTGTAAATGGTTCATAACGAGCTGATGAAGAGTCTTTGCTCAGCTGAATAGTGGGAATAGAATTAGAGGGAGGGCGAGAATGAGGGGAGTCTATGTAAAACGAAACGTTTGAATTTCGCATGAGGtagaaagaagagaattTAGGCGCATACAGAACGAGATCTGAAAGTATTTTAGAAGGGGATTCAGGAAGgggaaaataaaaaaaagaagtgcaaaattgaaaaacacaaaggaggtaaacaaaaagtggCAAGCGATTTGAGCAAAAAAGCgtatcaaaaagaaggttAGGACTTTTTAGAAACCAAGATTAGTAGAATTATGTAATTACacaatgaaaagcaatttaacaaacaaaaagtgatacgaaaaaatcaaaaatcgGTGTAAAGGGGTACATTCCCTTTCAACTGTTTCGATGCGAATTTACCTATCGTGGGATACGAGAAAGCgaattgtaaacaaacaaacaaacaaagggGCGGATTGTTTTGTTCTAAGTACGGGCTCACAGACAAGCAATTGAATATACGATGAATCAAAAACAGCGAGTTCGCATCataaaggaaataaaaacagAAGAATAGAGAATAAAAGTGGAGAGGAATCAATCAATGTGTTTATACACAATGTCAGAAGCAGCGTTCGTATGAAGAGGAACACCGAGTAGAAAGGAAGGCGATCCTAACAAATCATCtatataagaaaaaggaggaaatattatattaacaaaaaaccTGAATCTAAGAGCAAAGATATCCTTTACGTGGGTTCTTTCAGGAGttgaaactgaaaaaaatatttaaaagaaaaaagttaaagGAAGATAGATTTTACGATTCAAGATGCTGCATTAACATGATTTGAGAGTATACGAAGGATGATCTGATAAAACAGACCTGATAAAGGTTTATGCTATACAGAGCGATCCCGTAAAGAgatgaaaaacaagctCGATTTTGTGTTTAATGAACAGGAAAGTAGAAAGAGCGAAGAGAAGCAAGCCAATGGAGCAAAGATGGGTAGCACGAGAAAAAAAGGCATACATGGAGAAGACAACTAACAATGGAGAACGTGATGAATGTGGAATGCCTGCGTAGAGAAAACAGAGACAGTTACTGTGAAAAACCATGTGTTGATTCGGTCTCCAAGGTGCATGAAACCCGCTTACGGTCAAGAGCAACacccttttttcttcgtaaTAGAGATTTAACTCATCTTATACGGCTGAAACTCTGttataaaagaagcaaagaacTAGACCCTATGCATGAAAGAATGGATCAAGAGCAAATATGCTTTCATGCGGTAGCAGCGGTTCTGCTTTCCATAGATGAGATGAATTGACTGGTATATACATTTCTTCCAACGATATTATTTACACAAACCAGGTTGAAATGGACGTAGCTGTCATTCTATGATTCACTGGCGTCTTGTAAATCATATTTAATGGCGCATCAATTGCCAGATGGAATGAATATGATGACATTCAAtacagaaagaaacaagtcAAAAGAACCATTCATTTAATTGGGAATTGGGAAACCGATCGGTCTAAAGCTGGTATCAAGGATTAAGCAAAGATggatattgttttttatctcGGATTTTTAGCGGATATAAACTCTCTGTCTTTACTTCAGTCTCttgaatttgattttttcacATATATGGGATTCAAATAGAAGCACATTCGTTCGGCTCGGTTCTACGATGGAAAATTTTCTGCCGAATCGACCATCAAATAGGTTTCTTAAAACGAGAGTTTTTCTACAactattatttttaatttaaatttcattaaaaattttcatttataacATACTGTTTTCTGTCGTGGTGAATTTCTCAAATTTCCCCTTTTAACAGTCCAACCGTATAACGGAGTTTAGTGTtgtatttaaattttttccCACCTCACATTTCTTCCTTCGCAAACCACAAATTctataatataaaaaaatttggaaaaatacaataaaAACCAAGTTAAATTACTGAAAACGCCATGGCTCTTACGGATCTGAATAAGCAAGCTGACGTCGCCGCTGAGAGCGAAGTTAAGCCCACTACCTCTGTTGAGGCTACCAACCAACAGGAATCTGGTGCTGGTGAAGCTGAAACCCAAAAGCCCACCGAGGAAGCTGCTTCCGGTGATGTTTCTGGTGCTGGTACCCCTGGTACTACCACCAGCTCTTTAGCTAACCCCTCTGCTAGCGCTCCCTCTAGTGCTTCCTTATATGTTGGTGAACTCGACCCCAGTGTGACTGAAGCTATGCTTTTTGAGCTCTTTAACAGTATTGGACCTGTGGCAAGCATTCGTGTTTGCCGTGACGCCGTTACTCGTCGCTCTTTGGGCTATGCTTATGTCAACTTCCACAACATGGAAGACGGTTCCAAGGCTTTGGACGAGCTTAACTACACTTTGATCAAGGGCCGTCCTTGCCGTATCATGTGGTCTCAACGTGATCCTTCTTTGCGTAAGATGGGTACTGGCAACGTTTTCATTAAGAACTTGGATCCAGCTATCGATAACAAGGCTTTGCACGACACTTTCTCTGCTTTCGGCAAGATTTTGTCCTGTAAGGTTGCTGTCGATGAGCTAAGCAACTCTAAGGGATACGGATTTGTTCATTTCGACACTGTCGACTCTGCCAACGCAGCCATTGAGCACGTTAATGGCATGCTTTTGAACGACAAAAAGGTTTACGTTGGTCACCACGTTAGCCGTCGTGAGCGTCAATCTAAGTTTGAGCAAATGAAGGCTAACTTCACCAACGTTTACGTCAAAAACCTTGACACTGAAATCACCGAACAAGAATTCAGTGATCTCTTTACTCCCTTTGGTGAAATCACCTCTCTTTCTTTGGTCAAGGACCAAGCTGACAAGCCCCgtggttttggttttgtcAACTTCGCTAACCATGAGGATGCTGAAAGGGCCGTCGATGAGCTCAACGATACAGAAATCAACGGTAAGAAGCTCTATGTTGGCCGCGCTCAAAAGAAGCACGAACGTGAAGATGAGCTCCGCAGACGTTATGAGCAAATTAAGATGGAAAAGATGAACAAATACCAAGGCGTCAACCTTTTCGTCAAGAACTTGCAGGATGAAGTTGATGATGAGCGTCTTAAGAACGAATTCTCTGCTTTCGGTACCATCACTTCCGCCAAGGTTATGACTGATGAACAAGGCAAGTCTAAGGGCTTCGGTTTCGTTTGCTACACTACCCCTGAGGAGGCTAACAAGGCTGTTACTGAAATGAACCAGCGCATGCTCGCTGGCAAGCCTTTGTATGTTGCCCTTGCTCAACGTAAGGAGGTTCGTCGTACTCAATTGGAAGCCCAAATTCAAGCCCGCAACCAATTCCGTTTACAACAACAAGTTGCAGCTGCCGCTGGTATCCCTGCTGTTCAATACGGTGGTGGCCCTCTCATGTATGGCCCCGGTGGTTACCCCATCCCTGCTGCCGTTAACGGACGTGGTATGCCCATGGTTCCTGGTCACAATGGCCCTATGCCTATGTACCCCGGAATGCCTCCTCAATTTCCCCCCGGTGTCGCTCCCACTTACCCTGGTATGAGCCCTCGTGGACCCGCTCCCGTCCCCGCTCAAGGTCGTCCTATGATGATGCCCGGTGGTGTTCCTCAGCCTGAGGCTGCCGAATCTGCTGTTCCTGATATGCCTGAAAGATTCACTGCTGCCGATTTGGCTGCTGTTCCTGAGGAGAACAGAAAGCAAGTTCTTGGTGAATTGCTCTACCCCAAGATCTTCATGCGTGAAGAGAAACTTGCTGGTAAGATTACTGGTAtgcttttggaaatgcAAGATTCTGAGTTATTGGAACTTCTTGAGGAAGATGCTGCTCTTAGCGAGCGTATCGATGAGGCCCTCAATGTCTTGCACGAATTTGCCGATGAAGAGCCTGCCGGTGAGCAATAAAGTAGTTCGATTAATGGATCTTATACTTTGTAAGAATTGAAATCCAGGTTAGAAACCTGTAGGAATTTAGTATAATCTATATCTTAACGTTGGGTGTTTATTCGTTTAACAGGGAAATTGTTTTGCATTTTATGTATGTGCGGTGATTGATTTAAAATTCCGTgaaagattttttaaatgcaGAATCCGGTTGGATAAtacaatataaaaaaaaatagggTATGGTTGACTGTAAGTAAGGTTGTATTTCGTCTACATGAGTATTTGAGTTTGATATGTTCTCATGTATAGCTAGAAAGCACTAGGAGTATTGTGTATGCTTATTCTACAACAATAAAGTGTGGATTTCTCACAGTGTAGGGAAgtgatgaaagaaaaaccgCTCATGCCATTTAATTATAGATATCTTCAAAACGTAAATGGAAGCCTTACATTCcatcaaaaagattttcttCTACATTTGTTGCATAGAACAGAAAGAACTTTTACGCCCTATATTCATGAGTCCTAATACATAAGCTCGTCAGAAGGATTTGCACATATAGAGTGAttacaattcttttttttttttaagacTAAATGCCTTAAATTTTGATATCTATTTAGCAAATATGTTTGCAATGAATGTTTATCAAGAGTTGTGtttaaaacagaaaaattgCGATTTAAACATAGTatataaaacaataattaAGAAAACCATGCTTAATTGAAATTAATTGAAATTagtatagaaaaagaaaagtcgCTTTATGTAAGCATTTGTCATAGGGCAAAGCAAAACGAGCCTGGCAGGGAAACATAACTGTCGACGTTCTCAATTTGACAAATTACAAAATCCtactttatttattataaatattctttatttcattacCAACTATTTCTTGGGTTCGTTTAAACACAACGTTTACTTAGACCAGAATAGTTAGTAATATTTCCGCCTCACGCACCCAAAACCAGAAAACCTCTGCATATTTTACGTTGAAACGGTCTTTGTATTAGAAGCATTGAATTTACAGTTTATTTGACTGCAAACGAAAAGATAGAGTGGGTTTTCTGAAGATAACCATCTCAATAGTATATTAAGTGCCTTTCCTTAGAAATTGAAGCAAAAACATTTAGTCTACCGTCTTTTCAATGCCATTGAGTTTTGAAGGAACgtttaaa contains:
- a CDS encoding transmembrane transporter, coding for MRNSNVSFYIDSPHSRPPSNSIPTIQLSKDSSSARYEPFTPSPLSHTTLPHVPPPPSTSKSHSNLSTIQSALARTSDYPHHSNPLLEPSTTPIPHTKSSPNILSQHTSSSRSHHNSSKSEDGDESESRNSSSSASVHSSSNLPRSSHLQSSGHSQHPRFICPEPVSNLQQDERLFLHEPSTQQPSRAPHGQSDSSVSSPRPNALPEYRTMQSEKDPSLDLPKQPAKLSKKRFKQLWRRCKQPSTWKVPSCIQWIPKNLTRKGIKPVIRSSINTWIAFLLLICDHTNKTFGMASFFAVITSMLVPAMEPIAPMLWKCTFQFLLLFTTYAWTVLASKLAAVSRGSPSKEKCLQDAIADGFRCSDPSQGMQKCLTEAIFQSYFVRPLPSIIWALFEFVACAVLIRIKMKYKPLNFPCVFGIICAAISANYGPMYPYFYPNVGLFFIIPNCVQTAITVGCTLFILPETCNFSYNSMLCTVTENTRKYMQKQIEMLSHSPTSEGWKSFASTLEKDVADLKSLLTKMKSNEVFLDTEFSYGRLKGQDLVSLQRLFRKTILRLSSFSYFCKLIEHNMQIYDEDTMEQAEKATLHSRVGTPAPSMRSASPNRAALEINQLWSPTHRRTVSSQTEQERGRVASASQLVVPTEDNVRTIESAIPYNSSSASLDDGNTPHRHNRTRSAITIAAGNLHSHQRSRQSSMGSKSHRSRSRLRGAFGKIIKQTKKSYKPVGMLEAQHYLALENRLPYNRPQFLDSLLSVLKSSSVDLFDQTIYALDALDAWLNEANHDRFKHIFSKKNQKEASESRLQLIKLHYDHLSEALSDFEKEKCFEARKPYEPLFQNADTEAFYMHSLRSLFVVYYYESHLMQAVRGVLQILNTVIELEGKRSRRRLWWPLRTLRASLYSQLSGHDDFHDDVEDVEKDLKESSTQARNPDADSPSNLYHVIGLHTMRLLKSVFRPMNVFVLKVGALAVICTIPAFVRNSARWYYYNRGLWAVILATMSMQRYTADTVYGYLMRVVGTFFGTVVGMIIWYTGNGHGLGNAYGLAVVLAAMLPFVLFVRVHLIILTPMPSVIFSVTVALVVSYSWKAYHEPGIVTFGVGWDVAYRRFLVVLAGITVAFIFSFLPKPLTARYAVRKSIGNSLIELGALHCEISNFSRRVNHEHIDTEIQSKILNLTQTVRGLKDRLSMVSYEPSVVGKWPMEKYEALCETELSLLNLLNSLMTTFTTLDDEWMYALLRRIGWFDHKFIADQMAVLYMSSNALQTGNPLPQIVPAPLVDRFFSKSGDVFLPPVFNDTQFQEQKGLSYDMLSNMNYLNFAVGCTIAYAIVNQIDRIMFVTKSLCGEIYDMDEWPFLMEDEYGFLKKEPEVAEQQRRMHDMI
- the pabp gene encoding major poly(A) binding protein Pabp/Pab1; the encoded protein is MALTDLNKQADVAAESEVKPTTSVEATNQQESGAGEAETQKPTEEAASGDVSGAGTPGTTTSSLANPSASAPSSASLYVGELDPSVTEAMLFELFNSIGPVASIRVCRDAVTRRSLGYAYVNFHNMEDGSKALDELNYTLIKGRPCRIMWSQRDPSLRKMGTGNVFIKNLDPAIDNKALHDTFSAFGKILSCKVAVDELSNSKGYGFVHFDTVDSANAAIEHVNGMLLNDKKVYVGHHVSRRERQSKFEQMKANFTNVYVKNLDTEITEQEFSDLFTPFGEITSLSLVKDQADKPRGFGFVNFANHEDAERAVDELNDTEINGKKLYVGRAQKKHEREDELRRRYEQIKMEKMNKYQGVNLFVKNLQDEVDDERLKNEFSAFGTITSAKVMTDEQGKSKGFGFVCYTTPEEANKAVTEMNQRMLAGKPLYVALAQRKEVRRTQLEAQIQARNQFRLQQQVAAAAGIPAVQYGGGPLMYGPGGYPIPAAVNGRGMPMVPGHNGPMPMYPGMPPQFPPGVAPTYPGMSPRGPAPVPAQGRPMMMPGGVPQPEAAESAVPDMPERFTAADLAAVPEENRKQVLGELLYPKIFMREEKLAGKITGMLLEMQDSELLELLEEDAALSERIDEALNVLHEFADEEPAGEQ